Proteins encoded in a region of the Antedon mediterranea chromosome 2, ecAntMedi1.1, whole genome shotgun sequence genome:
- the LOC140040731 gene encoding uncharacterized protein, translated as MECSEILMTIEDGAVKDLEETELSLGQILIGQGYYECDEQQTRPRPTGTGATEAGVVVVGTGPQPQEACSPPPAEEESLGLSLGLFNKELFIEEVRKHKCLWDVNSEQYKNRAIKVNAWKTIGEIFNREVEFLQRQLKNLKDTLKKCLNKRNSMIRSGAAATSLPQCKYFEQMRFLHEKTANKPTVSNCQATSSGTTTRHASNEENIDPCVSTIPQVPIKRKKQHDELDTMIINQLETTSEAINSLISGSNQQEDEVALYFRSLIPIVSAFDCRRQRLAMVKISQLLFDIEFEE; from the exons ATGGAGTGTAGCGAAATTCTCATGACAATTGAAGATGGTGCTGTGAAAGATCTAGAAGAGACAGAATTAAGCCTAGGCCAAATACTAATAGGCCAAGGCTATTATGAGTGTGATGAGCAGCagactaggcctagacctaccgGCACTGGAGCAACAGAAGCAGGCGTCGTAGTCGTCGGGACAGGACCCCAGCCACAGGAGGCATGCAGTCCACCACCAGCAGAGGAGGAAAgcttaggcctaagcctaggtCTGTTTAACAAAGAACTCTTCATAGAAGAAGTCAGAAAACACAAATGTCTGTGGGATGTTAACTCTGAACAGTATAAAAACCGTGCAATTAAAGTTAACGCCTGGAAAACAATAGGAGAAATTTTCAATAGAGAag ttgaaTTCCTTCAGCGACAACTCAAAAACTTGAAAGACACACTAAAGAAGTGCCTAAACAAGAGAAATTCAATGATACGGTCTGGGGCAGCCGCTACGTCTTTACCGCAATGCAAGTATTTTGAACAGATGAGATTTCTGCATGAAAAAACAGCCAACAAGCCAACTGTCAGCAACTGTCAAGCTACAAGTAGTGGTACTACTACCAGACATGCTTCTAATGAAGAGAATATTGATCCCTGTGTGTCGACGATACCACAAGTACCGATAAAACGGAAAAAGCAACATGACGAACTTGATACAATGATAATAAACCAACTGGAAACGACATCGGAAGCCATTAATTCTTTGATATCGGGTTCGAATCAACAGGAAGATGAAGTCGCTCTATATTTCAGGAGCCTTATCCCAATTGTTTCAGCATTTGACTGCCGAAGACAACGACTCGCTATGGTTAAAATAAGCCAATTGCTTTTTGATATAGAATTCGAGGAGTAA